A region from the Rhinoderma darwinii isolate aRhiDar2 chromosome 2, aRhiDar2.hap1, whole genome shotgun sequence genome encodes:
- the LOC142743378 gene encoding LOW QUALITY PROTEIN: claudin-4-like (The sequence of the model RefSeq protein was modified relative to this genomic sequence to represent the inferred CDS: deleted 1 base in 1 codon), which produces MSMGLEILGVALSIIGWLGAVVCCALPMWKVTAFIGSSIVVAQIIWEGLWMNCVVQSTGQMQCKVYDSLLALPQDLQAARALIVISIVIAILGVLISIIGAKCTNCVQDESAKAKIMIVSGVIFILSGLMTIIPVSWSANTIIRDFYNPLVVDAQKRELGASMYIGWAASALLMLGGAMLCCTCPPKQEKYPASRVAYSAAGPQILDMIEKTMFKWKTTLPMTQKRSCIM; this is translated from the exons ATGTCTATGGGACTTGAGATCCTAGGTGTTGCCCTGTCCATTATCGGCTGGCTTGGTGCTGTTGTTTGCTGTGCTCTTCCTATGTGGAAAGTGACTGCCTTCATCGGCAGCAGCATTGTGGTTGCCCAGATTATCTGGGAAGGACTGTGGATGAATTGTGTAGTGCAGAGCACGGGGCAAATGCAATGTAAAGTCTATGACTCTCTGCTTGCCCTTCCTCAAGATCTACAAGCTGCTCGAGCCTTGATTGTCATCTCCATCGTCATAGCTATACTTGGAGTCCTCATCTCCATCATTGGAGCCAAGTGCACCAACTGTGTCCAAGATGAGTCAGCAAAGGCCAAGATCATGATTGTATCTGGGGTTATCTTTATTCTCTCAGGACTCATGACTATCATCCCTGTCTCCTGGTCAGCAAATACAATTATTCGTGATTTTTATAACCCTCTAGTTGTGGATGCTCAAAAGAGGGAGTTGGGAGCCTCCATGTACATAGGGTGGGCAGCTTCAGCCCTTCTAATGCTTGGAGGTGCCATGCTTTGCTGCACTTGCCCACCGAAACAGGAGAAATACCCTGCGTCAAGAGTGGCTTATTCAGCAGCC GGTCCACAAATCCTGGATATGATCGAAAAGACTATGTTTAAATGGAAAACAACTCTTCCAATGACTCAAAaacgttcatgtatcatgtga